One window of the Chitinophaga niabensis genome contains the following:
- the efp gene encoding elongation factor P has product MATTADIRTGLIIKLDNSLYSVVEFGQNKTARAAAKVWAKLKGVDNNRSIEHTWNSGDNIFPVRVEKKAYQYLYKDESGYNFMDKETFEQIVVNESMIDAPQFLKDGDEVSISINTETELPMGVELPDKIVLKVTYSEPGMKGDTATRTLKPATVEGGATVMVPLFVNEGELIRVNTKTGDYIERVKE; this is encoded by the coding sequence ATGGCTACCACCGCAGATATCAGAACAGGATTAATCATTAAGCTGGATAACAGCTTATATTCTGTTGTAGAGTTTGGTCAGAACAAAACCGCCCGTGCAGCTGCAAAAGTGTGGGCTAAATTGAAAGGCGTTGATAACAACCGTTCAATTGAGCATACCTGGAACTCCGGAGATAACATCTTCCCGGTTCGTGTGGAAAAGAAAGCTTATCAGTATTTATACAAAGATGAGAGCGGTTACAACTTCATGGATAAAGAAACCTTTGAGCAGATAGTTGTAAATGAATCAATGATTGACGCTCCCCAGTTCCTGAAAGACGGAGATGAAGTGTCTATCTCCATCAACACGGAAACTGAACTGCCCATGGGCGTAGAGTTACCGGACAAGATTGTGCTGAAAGTAACTTATTCCGAGCCTGGCATGAAAGGGGACACTGCAACCCGTACCCTGAAACCAGCTACTGTTGAAGGTGGTGCTACTGTAATGGTACCATTATTTGTGAATGAAGGAGAATTGATCCGTGTGAACACCAAAACAGGTGACTATATCGAGAGAGTAAAAGAATAG
- the accB gene encoding acetyl-CoA carboxylase biotin carboxyl carrier protein — protein MDFKQIQELIKMINKSNISELSIEQDQFKITIKQKDNEVQQIVTVPAIQAVQQPVAVAPQPAATAPAASAPAATAPAASNLITIKSPMIGTFYRSAGPDKAAFVNVGDEVTTGKVVCIIEAMKLFNEIESEVSGKIVKVLVDDASPVEYDQPLFLVEP, from the coding sequence ATGGACTTTAAACAGATTCAGGAGCTGATTAAAATGATCAATAAGTCAAATATCAGCGAACTGAGCATTGAGCAGGACCAGTTTAAAATAACTATAAAACAGAAGGATAACGAAGTACAGCAGATTGTAACAGTACCTGCCATACAAGCGGTTCAACAACCTGTAGCAGTAGCCCCACAACCAGCTGCCACGGCTCCTGCAGCCAGCGCTCCGGCTGCCACAGCTCCTGCTGCCAGTAACCTGATCACTATCAAATCTCCTATGATCGGTACTTTCTACCGTAGTGCAGGGCCTGATAAAGCGGCTTTCGTGAATGTGGGAGATGAAGTAACCACCGGTAAGGTAGTGTGCATCATCGAAGCCATGAAACTGTTCAATGAAATTGAAAGCGAAGTAAGTGGCAAGATCGTGAAAGTATTGGTAGACGATGCTTCTCCGGTAGAATACGACCAGCCTTTGTTCCTAGTAGAACCATAA
- the accC gene encoding acetyl-CoA carboxylase biotin carboxylase subunit has translation MFKKILIANRGEIALRIIRTCKEMGIKTVAVYSTADKDSLHVRFADEAVCIGKPQSSDSYLNIPHLMAAAEITNADAIHPGYGFLAENARFAEICGEHGIKFIGPTPEMIRKMGDKITAKETMIKAGVPVIPGSDGLLQSVEEAKSIAKSMGLPVIMKATAGGGGKGMRVVWDENEIENAYTMAKAEAKAAFSNDGIYMEKFVEEPRHIEIQIAGDQYGKVCHLSERDCSIQRRHQKLVEESPSPFMTPELREKMGEAAIKAASAINYESVGTIEFLVDKHRNFYFMEMNTRIQVEHGVTEEVINFDLIKEQIKIAAGIPISGKNYTPQMHAIECRINAEDPHNDFRPSPGRITVLHTPGGHGVRVDSHIYAGYVIPPYYDSMVSKVIAIAQTREEAINTMERALSEFVIEGVKTTIPFHQQLMQDENFRKGNFTTKFTETFKIV, from the coding sequence ATGTTCAAAAAGATACTGATCGCCAACCGTGGCGAAATTGCCCTGCGGATCATCCGTACCTGTAAGGAAATGGGCATCAAAACGGTGGCAGTATATTCAACGGCGGATAAAGACAGCCTGCACGTCAGATTTGCAGACGAAGCCGTATGTATTGGAAAACCACAGAGCAGCGATTCTTACCTTAACATACCTCACCTGATGGCAGCTGCAGAGATCACCAATGCAGATGCTATCCATCCCGGTTATGGTTTCTTAGCAGAGAATGCCCGTTTTGCAGAGATCTGCGGAGAACACGGTATTAAGTTTATTGGCCCCACACCGGAGATGATCCGTAAAATGGGAGACAAGATAACCGCTAAAGAAACAATGATCAAAGCCGGTGTTCCGGTTATTCCCGGATCAGACGGACTCCTGCAGAGTGTGGAAGAAGCAAAGTCAATTGCCAAATCCATGGGTCTCCCTGTGATCATGAAAGCCACTGCCGGTGGCGGTGGTAAAGGGATGCGGGTTGTTTGGGACGAAAATGAGATCGAAAATGCTTACACCATGGCTAAAGCAGAAGCAAAAGCTGCTTTCAGCAATGATGGCATTTACATGGAAAAGTTCGTGGAAGAACCCCGCCACATTGAGATACAGATTGCCGGTGACCAATACGGTAAAGTGTGCCACCTCAGTGAGCGCGACTGCTCTATCCAGCGCCGTCACCAGAAACTGGTGGAAGAATCTCCTTCTCCTTTTATGACACCTGAACTGCGTGAGAAAATGGGTGAGGCTGCTATTAAAGCTGCCAGTGCCATCAATTACGAAAGTGTAGGTACCATTGAGTTCCTGGTAGATAAACACCGCAATTTCTACTTCATGGAAATGAACACCCGTATCCAGGTGGAGCACGGTGTTACGGAAGAGGTGATCAATTTCGACCTGATCAAAGAACAGATCAAAATTGCAGCCGGTATTCCAATTTCCGGTAAGAACTATACGCCGCAAATGCACGCGATCGAATGCCGTATCAATGCGGAAGATCCACATAATGATTTCCGTCCTTCTCCTGGCCGTATAACGGTGTTACATACACCAGGCGGTCATGGTGTGCGGGTGGATTCTCATATCTATGCAGGCTACGTAATTCCTCCTTACTATGATTCCATGGTATCTAAAGTGATTGCCATTGCGCAAACGCGGGAAGAGGCCATCAATACAATGGAAAGGGCATTGAGTGAATTCGTGATCGAAGGGGTTAAAACAACCATTCCGTTCCATCAGCAGTTAATGCAGGATGAGAACTTCAGGAAAGGAAACTTCACTACCAAGTTCACAGAAACGTTTAAGATAGTTTAA